A region of Subtercola boreus DNA encodes the following proteins:
- a CDS encoding F0F1 ATP synthase subunit B, which yields MSFSLAASAVSAVVRAAEEGGEAHNPVLPETPDLIWGAVCFVVLLVFFWRGVLPRVKKLLDERGEAIEGNIEKADVAQREAEAVLEQYTAQLADARVEAGTIREQARVDGQRILAELKEQANAEAARIAANAQSQIEAERQAAVVSLRSEVGTLAIDLASGVIGESLTDDARSAAIVDRFLADLEASENSSSGSTSGAVSS from the coding sequence ATGTCTTTTTCACTTGCAGCTTCAGCTGTCAGCGCCGTCGTGCGTGCAGCTGAAGAAGGTGGCGAGGCCCACAACCCGGTACTGCCCGAAACCCCTGACCTGATCTGGGGCGCGGTCTGTTTCGTCGTTCTTCTCGTGTTCTTCTGGCGTGGGGTCCTTCCCCGTGTGAAGAAGCTGCTCGACGAGCGCGGCGAGGCCATCGAGGGCAACATCGAGAAGGCCGACGTCGCCCAGCGCGAAGCAGAAGCGGTTCTCGAGCAGTACACCGCCCAGCTCGCTGACGCGCGGGTCGAGGCGGGTACCATCCGTGAGCAGGCCCGTGTCGACGGCCAGCGCATCCTCGCCGAGCTCAAGGAGCAGGCGAACGCCGAGGCCGCGCGCATCGCCGCCAACGCCCAGTCGCAGATCGAAGCGGAGCGCCAGGCAGCTGTCGTCTCGCTCCGTTCTGAGGTGGGCACGCTCGCCATCGACCTCGCCTCCGGCGTGATCGGTGAGAGCCTCACCGACGACGCGCGCTCTGCGGCAATCGTCGACCGGTTCCTTGCGGACCTCGAGGCGAGCGAGAACAGCTCGAGTGGCAGCACCTCCGGGGCGGTGTCGTCCTAA
- the atpB gene encoding F0F1 ATP synthase subunit A: MLVPTATDEGGFTGPSINEFFPDVLFFANTPFEINRIMLIRFIAVLAIVLIFWIGTRKMKIVPGRFQSLVEMGLDLVRVSIAEDLLGKKDGRRFLPILTTMFFMVLFMNLTGIIPFLNIAGTSVIGVPLVLAVVSYVMFIYAGVRKHPGAFFKNALFPPGVPKVLYIIVAPIELVSTFILRPITLTLRLLMNMIVGHLLLVLFFTATSFFLLIGNGFALFSIGTLAFGFAFTLFEILVAVLQAYVFTLLTTVYIQLALADEH, from the coding sequence CTGCTAGTCCCGACAGCAACCGATGAAGGTGGCTTTACGGGTCCCTCCATCAATGAATTTTTCCCTGATGTCCTCTTCTTCGCGAACACGCCGTTCGAGATCAACCGGATCATGCTCATCAGGTTCATTGCGGTACTGGCCATTGTCCTGATCTTCTGGATCGGCACCCGGAAGATGAAGATCGTCCCGGGCCGATTCCAGTCCCTCGTTGAGATGGGCCTCGACCTCGTTCGAGTCTCCATCGCTGAAGACCTGCTCGGCAAGAAAGACGGTCGGCGCTTCCTGCCGATCCTGACCACCATGTTCTTCATGGTGCTGTTCATGAACCTCACGGGTATCATCCCGTTCCTGAACATCGCCGGCACCTCGGTCATCGGTGTGCCGCTCGTGCTGGCTGTGGTGTCGTATGTGATGTTCATCTACGCCGGTGTACGGAAGCACCCGGGGGCCTTCTTCAAGAACGCGCTGTTCCCGCCAGGGGTGCCGAAGGTGCTCTACATCATCGTGGCCCCGATCGAGCTCGTGTCGACGTTCATCCTCCGTCCCATCACGCTGACACTCCGACTGCTGATGAACATGATCGTCGGGCATCTCCTGCTCGTGCTGTTCTTCACGGCCACCTCGTTCTTCCTCCTGATCGGCAACGGTTTCGCGCTGTTCAGCATCGGAACACTGGCGTTCGGTTTCGCCTTCACCCTTTTCGAAATCCTGGTCGCAGTGCTGCAGGCATACGTCTTCACTCTGCTCACGACCGTCTACATCCAGCTCGCACTTGCAGACGAGCACTAG
- the atpA gene encoding F0F1 ATP synthase subunit alpha, translated as MAELTISPDEIRNALQNFVKSYEPTAASAVEVGYVIDAADGIAHVQGLPGVMANELIRFADGTLGLAQNLEQDEIGVIVLGEFSGIVEGMQVERTGEVLSVPVGDGYLGRVVDPLGNPIDGLGEIATTGRRALELQAPGVMSRKSVHEPMQTGIKAIDAMIPIGRGQRQLIIGDRQTGKTAIAIDTIINQKANWESGDTNKQVRCIYVAIGQKGSTIASVKGALEDAGAMEYTTIVASPASDPAGFKYLAPYTGSAIGQHWMYDSKHVLIIFDDLSKQAEAYRAVSLLLRRPPGREAYPGDVFYLHSRLLERCAKLSDELGAGSMTGLPIIETKANDVSAYIPTNVISITDGQIFLQSDLFNANQRPAVDVGISVSRVGGDAQVKSIKKVSGTLKLELAQYRSLEAFAMFASDLDAASRRQLARGARLTELLKQPQYSPYPVEEQVVSIWAGTNGKLDEVPVEDILRFERELLDYFGRNTEVLSKLRDTNVLSDDIVTALESGVDSFKKEFQTGEGKPLASVGSEKFEASDKEDVNQAQIVKGRR; from the coding sequence ATGGCAGAACTAACGATCAGCCCGGACGAGATCCGTAACGCTCTTCAGAATTTCGTCAAGTCTTACGAACCGACTGCAGCGAGTGCTGTCGAGGTCGGTTACGTCATCGACGCTGCCGACGGCATCGCCCACGTGCAGGGTCTGCCCGGCGTGATGGCGAACGAGCTCATCCGCTTCGCCGACGGCACCCTGGGCCTCGCCCAGAACCTCGAGCAGGACGAGATCGGCGTGATCGTTCTCGGTGAGTTCAGCGGCATCGTCGAGGGCATGCAGGTCGAGCGCACGGGTGAGGTTCTCTCCGTGCCCGTCGGCGACGGCTACCTCGGCCGCGTCGTCGACCCGCTCGGCAACCCGATCGACGGTCTCGGCGAGATCGCGACCACCGGCCGCCGCGCCCTCGAACTCCAGGCCCCCGGAGTGATGAGCCGCAAGAGCGTGCACGAGCCGATGCAGACCGGCATCAAGGCGATCGACGCCATGATCCCGATCGGCCGTGGCCAGCGCCAGCTGATCATCGGTGACCGCCAGACCGGCAAGACGGCCATTGCGATCGACACGATCATCAACCAGAAGGCCAACTGGGAGTCCGGCGACACGAACAAGCAGGTGCGCTGCATCTACGTCGCCATCGGCCAGAAGGGCTCCACCATCGCCTCGGTGAAGGGTGCCCTCGAAGACGCCGGAGCGATGGAGTACACCACCATCGTCGCGTCCCCCGCGTCCGACCCCGCCGGCTTCAAGTACCTTGCTCCCTACACCGGCTCGGCCATCGGCCAGCACTGGATGTACGACAGCAAGCACGTCCTCATCATCTTCGACGACCTGTCCAAGCAGGCCGAGGCCTACCGCGCCGTGTCGCTGCTGCTGCGTCGTCCGCCGGGACGTGAGGCGTACCCCGGTGACGTGTTCTACCTGCACTCCCGCCTGCTGGAGCGTTGTGCCAAGCTCTCCGACGAGCTCGGTGCCGGCTCGATGACCGGCCTGCCGATCATCGAGACCAAGGCGAACGACGTGTCGGCCTACATCCCGACCAACGTGATCTCGATCACCGACGGCCAGATCTTCCTGCAGTCCGACCTGTTCAACGCCAACCAGCGTCCCGCTGTCGACGTCGGCATCTCGGTCTCGCGCGTCGGTGGTGACGCCCAGGTCAAGAGCATCAAGAAGGTCTCCGGAACGCTGAAGCTCGAGCTGGCCCAGTACCGCTCGCTCGAGGCGTTCGCGATGTTCGCCTCCGACCTCGACGCGGCCTCCCGTCGCCAGCTCGCCCGTGGTGCCCGCCTCACCGAGCTGCTCAAGCAGCCGCAGTACTCGCCGTACCCCGTCGAGGAGCAGGTCGTCTCGATCTGGGCCGGAACGAACGGCAAGCTCGATGAGGTGCCGGTCGAAGACATCCTCCGCTTCGAGCGGGAGCTGCTCGACTACTTCGGTCGCAACACCGAGGTGCTGTCGAAGCTCCGCGACACCAACGTGCTCTCCGACGACATCGTCACGGCTCTCGAATCGGGTGTGGACTCCTTCAAGAAGGAGTTCCAGACCGGTGAGGGCAAGCCGCTCGCCTCCGTCGGTTCC
- the atpE gene encoding F0F1 ATP synthase subunit C translates to MSVLAELHGNIATVGYGLAAIGPAIGVGIVVGKTIEGVARQPELAGRLQVLMYIGIAFTEALAFIGIATYFIFTSTT, encoded by the coding sequence ATCTCAGTACTCGCTGAGCTTCACGGCAACATCGCGACGGTCGGTTACGGCCTCGCGGCCATCGGCCCGGCCATCGGCGTGGGTATCGTCGTTGGAAAGACCATCGAGGGTGTGGCTCGCCAGCCCGAACTCGCCGGTCGTCTCCAGGTGCTCATGTACATCGGTATCGCCTTCACCGAGGCCCTCGCGTTCATCGGTATCGCAACGTACTTCATCTTCACCTCCACCACCTAA
- a CDS encoding F0F1 ATP synthase subunit delta gives MGSATREALASSKKALAALPTGALTLSTGEDLFAAGRIIGESAQFRSLLGDPSTEPAAKKALINAVFSAGLGADALSLLTAITTAHWSTPDELLAGIEEIALRVVAATVPAGTSIESELFAFGEAVASDAGLELAIGSTLGSPAAKVSLIDALLEGKASEQTVVIVRHLVQQPRGRRIAELLGRAADIVADAANQSIATVTSATPIAPEQLARLTTALGRSYGRELKINQIVDPTILGGLRVEIAGDVIDGSIEARLNDLRLRLAG, from the coding sequence ATGGGAAGTGCAACCAGAGAAGCCCTGGCTTCGTCGAAGAAGGCACTCGCCGCACTCCCTACGGGTGCGCTGACTCTGTCCACCGGTGAAGACCTGTTCGCCGCCGGCCGCATCATCGGGGAGTCTGCGCAGTTCCGCTCGCTCCTAGGTGACCCGTCGACCGAGCCGGCAGCGAAGAAGGCGCTGATCAACGCTGTCTTCTCCGCAGGGCTGGGTGCAGACGCACTGTCACTGCTGACGGCGATCACCACCGCGCACTGGTCGACTCCGGATGAACTGCTCGCCGGCATCGAGGAGATCGCGCTTCGCGTGGTCGCCGCCACGGTGCCTGCCGGTACGTCCATCGAGAGTGAGCTCTTCGCGTTCGGCGAGGCCGTGGCAAGCGATGCGGGCCTCGAGCTCGCCATCGGTTCCACCCTCGGGTCGCCGGCAGCGAAAGTGTCCCTCATCGATGCCCTCCTGGAGGGCAAGGCGAGCGAACAGACCGTGGTCATCGTGCGTCACCTGGTGCAGCAGCCGCGAGGCCGCCGTATCGCCGAACTGCTGGGCCGTGCTGCCGACATCGTCGCCGACGCCGCCAACCAGTCCATCGCGACGGTGACCAGCGCGACCCCGATCGCGCCGGAACAGCTCGCTCGTCTGACCACGGCCCTCGGCCGTTCCTACGGTCGCGAGCTGAAGATCAACCAGATCGTCGACCCCACGATCCTCGGGGGTCTCCGGGTGGAGATCGCCGGCGACGTGATCGACGGCAGTATCGAGGCCCGGCTGAACGACCTGCGACTCCGACTCGCGGGCTGA